In Achromobacter spanius, the following proteins share a genomic window:
- the gvpU gene encoding gas vesicle accessory protein GvpU: MPIEPSSATANPAPSADAFLQFLVNLVNNGSQLESIGVTLQMGGMLVSGSIVSGAEYFDRFAASFTGSLNTLDADTRDGVRRSLAELGDVFRVPQPADPLPNYIHLADALFFMADGTPVSGQPTLWRGRTSSVDGFILGRLQSEASS; encoded by the coding sequence ATGCCCATCGAACCTTCCAGCGCCACAGCAAACCCCGCCCCCAGCGCGGACGCCTTTCTTCAGTTTTTGGTCAACCTGGTGAACAACGGCAGCCAGCTTGAAAGCATCGGCGTCACGTTGCAGATGGGCGGGATGCTGGTGTCCGGGTCGATTGTGTCAGGCGCGGAATATTTCGACCGCTTCGCCGCCAGCTTCACGGGATCGCTTAACACGCTGGACGCCGACACGCGCGACGGCGTGCGCCGTTCGCTGGCAGAACTGGGCGATGTTTTCCGCGTGCCTCAGCCGGCGGATCCGCTGCCCAATTACATCCACCTGGCCGATGCCTTGTTCTTCATGGCCGACGGCACGCCCGTTTCAGGACAGCCGACGCTGTGGCGTGGCCGTACCAGTTCGGTAGATGGTTTCATTCTGGGCCGCCTGCAATCCGAGGCCAGCAGCTAG
- a CDS encoding ParB/Srx family N-terminal domain-containing protein, with translation MTSQPARFLPLHPVARLLAALFLPLALAACNGGGGDDNEAAAPPVEQPAEAPTRNTAYLNTKAGDVIQVRIEELRPTQAAIGYDQIYYKLGRWQGDFNRSWAGDDARKLDYLDRTVGKKFDDYCEDMGGTERAAAFADLAAAQAARLDDPSTFTCLDAPGTHTENLKTVVVGWDGNLYLTDGHHTFSSLREIFDGGPKLPVWVKVDANYSDLTTAAAFWQRMVDERRAWLRDGQNQPITVDQLPTRLGLASADEAGGMQEDRYRSLVYFTRDIAYENGSLPEFAEFLWGDWLRRQAAGGQLPTLDQYRMVAPATPAQILAASTLNASLVPGGANDSYAAAVRDASLKMGALADTDIVFDDRQAASLGRIPLAANVAAGVSIKDQRDALEELPRIDVKADGSPRNAGKLWFAVHYRACGKPAAGTCWGW, from the coding sequence ATGACTTCTCAACCCGCCCGCTTCCTGCCACTACATCCTGTCGCGCGCCTGCTGGCCGCCTTATTTCTGCCGCTGGCGCTGGCCGCGTGCAATGGCGGCGGCGGCGATGACAACGAAGCTGCCGCGCCGCCGGTTGAGCAACCCGCCGAAGCTCCTACGCGCAACACGGCCTACCTGAACACCAAGGCCGGCGACGTCATCCAGGTGCGCATCGAGGAATTGCGACCCACTCAGGCGGCCATCGGCTACGACCAGATCTACTACAAACTGGGCCGCTGGCAAGGCGACTTCAACCGTTCCTGGGCGGGCGACGATGCCCGCAAACTGGATTATCTGGACCGTACCGTCGGCAAGAAGTTTGACGACTATTGCGAAGACATGGGCGGCACCGAGCGCGCGGCCGCGTTTGCCGACCTGGCGGCCGCCCAAGCGGCACGCCTGGATGACCCCAGCACGTTCACCTGCCTGGACGCGCCCGGCACGCACACCGAAAACTTGAAGACCGTGGTGGTGGGCTGGGACGGCAACCTGTACCTGACCGATGGCCATCACACGTTTTCGTCATTGCGAGAAATTTTTGATGGCGGCCCCAAGCTTCCCGTGTGGGTCAAGGTGGACGCCAACTACAGTGACCTGACGACCGCCGCCGCGTTCTGGCAACGCATGGTCGATGAACGCCGCGCCTGGCTGCGCGACGGCCAGAACCAACCCATTACCGTCGACCAGTTGCCCACCCGCCTGGGCTTGGCCAGCGCCGACGAAGCGGGCGGCATGCAGGAAGACCGCTACCGCTCGCTGGTGTACTTCACGCGCGACATCGCCTACGAGAACGGCAGTCTGCCGGAGTTTGCGGAATTCCTGTGGGGTGACTGGCTGCGCCGGCAAGCCGCGGGCGGCCAACTGCCCACGCTGGACCAGTACCGCATGGTGGCGCCCGCCACGCCCGCACAGATCCTGGCGGCCAGCACGCTCAATGCGTCGCTTGTGCCCGGGGGCGCGAACGACAGCTACGCCGCCGCCGTGCGCGATGCCTCGCTAAAGATGGGCGCGCTGGCCGACACCGACATCGTGTTCGACGATCGCCAGGCCGCCAGCCTGGGGCGCATTCCGTTGGCCGCGAACGTGGCGGCGGGCGTGTCCATCAAGGATCAGCGCGACGCGCTGGAAGAACTGCCGCGCATTGACGTCAAGGCCGATGGCTCGCCACGCAACGCCGGCAAGCTGTGGTTCGCCGTGCATTACCGCGCTTGCGGCAAGCCGGCGGCGGGTACCTGCTGGGGTTGGTAG
- a CDS encoding ankyrin repeat domain-containing protein, whose translation MLGALGSQAGAAVNPAAQLREAAAQGDTARVRELLAQGVPLDGRDGEGNTALLRATQGNQVETARVLIEAGADVNAQNRLQDSAYLLAGAQGHREILDLTLRHGADLRSTNRYGGTALIPACERGHVDVVRTLLQAGVDPNHVNRLGWTGLLEAIILSDGGTRHQAIVALLIAAGADVNLADREGRTPLQHARLRGQAEIVQLLERAQAR comes from the coding sequence ATGCTGGGCGCCCTGGGCTCGCAAGCCGGCGCCGCCGTGAATCCGGCAGCACAGTTAAGAGAGGCCGCCGCGCAAGGCGACACCGCGCGCGTGCGCGAATTGTTGGCGCAGGGCGTGCCGCTGGATGGGCGCGATGGCGAGGGCAACACGGCCCTGTTGCGCGCGACCCAAGGCAACCAGGTGGAAACGGCGCGCGTGCTGATCGAGGCGGGCGCGGACGTGAACGCGCAGAACCGCTTGCAGGACAGCGCCTACCTGCTGGCCGGCGCCCAGGGGCATCGCGAGATCCTTGATTTGACGTTGCGCCACGGCGCTGATTTGCGCAGCACCAACCGCTATGGCGGCACGGCACTGATTCCGGCCTGCGAGCGCGGGCATGTGGATGTCGTCAGGACCCTGCTGCAAGCGGGCGTGGACCCGAATCATGTGAACCGGCTGGGATGGACGGGGCTGCTCGAGGCCATCATTTTGAGCGACGGCGGCACCCGGCATCAGGCGATTGTTGCGCTGCTGATCGCGGCCGGCGCCGATGTGAATCTGGCCGACCGCGAAGGCCGGACGCCCTTGCAGCACGCCCGGCTGCGCGGGCAGGCAGAGATCGTGCAACTGCTGGAACGCGCGCAGGCGCGTTGA
- a CDS encoding porin, producing MKKTLLAAAMLTAFTGIAQAEPSVTLYGVIDTGIGYNKIKGDGYSGSKLGMINGIQAGSRWGLRGSEDLGDGLRAVFKLESGFDSANGQRGQSGRLFGRQATIGLANDAWGQLDFGRQATIGSNYLADIDPFYTSYTQSNLGLGFSAANTMRWDNMVMYRTPSVNGFEFGIGYSFNADDTNADQTGFRTADNTRGITAGLRYVQGPLNVALTYDQLNGSNRSTTIDNDATPRQYALGVSYDLEVVKLAAAYGRTTDGWFVGQDLPADTPFSDEFGTNRFVNGFKANAYMLGATLPTGASGSLFASWQHVAPSNDKLTGGDANMNVYSVGYTYDLSKRTNLYAYGSYGTDYAFIDGLKSTAAGVGIRHQF from the coding sequence ATGAAAAAGACGCTGCTCGCCGCCGCGATGCTGACCGCTTTTACAGGCATTGCGCAGGCAGAACCGTCAGTCACCCTCTATGGTGTCATCGACACCGGTATCGGCTACAACAAAATCAAGGGCGACGGCTACAGCGGTAGCAAGCTCGGCATGATCAACGGTATCCAGGCCGGCTCCCGCTGGGGCCTGCGCGGATCCGAAGATCTGGGCGACGGCCTGCGCGCCGTCTTCAAGCTGGAAAGCGGCTTTGACTCCGCCAACGGCCAGCGCGGCCAATCGGGCCGTCTGTTCGGCCGCCAAGCCACCATCGGCCTGGCCAACGACGCCTGGGGCCAACTGGACTTCGGCCGCCAAGCCACGATCGGCTCGAACTACCTGGCCGACATCGACCCCTTCTACACCAGCTACACCCAGTCCAACCTGGGCCTGGGTTTCAGCGCGGCCAACACCATGCGCTGGGACAACATGGTCATGTACCGCACGCCGTCGGTGAATGGCTTTGAATTCGGGATCGGCTACTCGTTCAACGCGGACGACACGAACGCCGACCAGACGGGCTTCCGCACCGCCGACAACACGCGCGGCATCACCGCCGGCCTGCGCTACGTGCAAGGCCCGCTGAACGTGGCGCTGACGTACGACCAATTGAACGGTTCCAACCGCAGCACCACGATCGACAACGACGCCACGCCGCGCCAATACGCGCTGGGCGTGTCCTACGACCTGGAAGTGGTGAAACTTGCCGCCGCCTACGGCCGCACCACCGACGGCTGGTTCGTTGGCCAGGACCTGCCGGCCGATACGCCCTTCAGCGACGAATTCGGCACCAACCGCTTCGTGAACGGTTTCAAGGCCAACGCCTACATGCTGGGCGCGACCCTGCCCACCGGCGCTTCCGGCAGCCTGTTCGCGTCGTGGCAGCACGTGGCCCCGTCCAATGACAAGTTGACGGGCGGCGACGCCAACATGAACGTCTACAGCGTGGGCTACACCTACGACCTGTCCAAGCGCACCAACCTGTATGCCTACGGTTCGTACGGTACGGACTACGCGTTCATCGACGGCCTGAAGAGCACCGCCGCTGGCGTGGGCATCCGCCACCAGTTCTAA
- a CDS encoding NUDIX hydrolase, with protein sequence MDYPLPLVTVDAVLLTLRAGVLEIALHQRDRAPFKNAMALPGGVVHVDEDGDTDASIRRVLREKTGFEPRYLEQLQVFSGKDRDPRQWSLSVSYVALVPAAELEAATQADFRFISVDALPPLAFDHADIVAAAVARLRGKSSYSTLPFFLLPERFTLTELQHTYEAILQTRLEKSNFRRKMEAWGVLEATGDQVGGAQRPARLYRLKDFTLFDRSVG encoded by the coding sequence GTGGACTACCCACTACCTCTTGTCACCGTCGACGCCGTCCTGCTTACCTTGCGGGCAGGCGTCCTGGAAATTGCCCTGCACCAGCGTGACCGCGCGCCGTTCAAGAACGCCATGGCCTTGCCGGGTGGCGTGGTGCACGTGGACGAAGACGGCGATACCGACGCCAGCATCCGCCGCGTCCTGCGGGAAAAGACCGGCTTTGAACCGCGCTACCTGGAACAGTTGCAGGTGTTCTCCGGCAAAGACCGCGACCCGCGCCAGTGGTCGCTGTCGGTCTCGTATGTGGCGCTGGTGCCGGCGGCGGAATTGGAAGCCGCCACGCAAGCCGACTTCCGTTTCATCAGTGTGGACGCGCTGCCGCCGCTGGCGTTTGATCACGCCGATATCGTCGCGGCCGCCGTCGCCCGCCTTCGCGGCAAGTCCAGCTATTCCACCTTGCCGTTTTTCCTGCTGCCCGAACGCTTCACGCTGACGGAACTTCAGCACACCTACGAAGCGATCTTGCAGACGCGGCTAGAGAAATCGAACTTCCGCCGCAAGATGGAAGCGTGGGGTGTGCTGGAAGCCACCGGCGATCAAGTGGGCGGCGCGCAGCGGCCCGCGCGCCTGTATCGCCTGAAGGACTTCACCCTGTTCGACCGTAGCGTCGGATAA
- the prs gene encoding ribose-phosphate diphosphokinase codes for MFTITAVVEGQRHTGTPAAFVFPGGESQVTVPANLRAQADAASAFRIHALLKSADDVMQLLMLTDALRRLNPAVPVHLDMPYVPYARQDRVCNPGEALGAAVFCKLINDQQYATVTVVEPHSDVTPALLQRLRVVDAAAFLKNALAAPAFAHGVTLMAPDAGARKRVQALAKTLGVADVRYAEKVRDTQTGRITETRVPEDIPDQPVLVVDDICDGGRTFLELAAALGEKTRQPLYLYVTHGIFSKGLAELNARYAGIFTAYDWTDAEGANAPALVNIEN; via the coding sequence ATGTTCACCATCACTGCGGTAGTAGAAGGACAACGCCACACCGGCACGCCGGCTGCGTTTGTATTTCCCGGCGGCGAAAGCCAGGTCACGGTGCCGGCCAACCTGCGGGCCCAGGCCGATGCCGCCAGCGCGTTCCGTATCCACGCCTTGCTGAAGTCGGCCGACGACGTCATGCAATTGCTGATGCTGACGGACGCCTTGCGCCGGTTGAACCCGGCGGTGCCGGTGCATTTGGACATGCCCTACGTGCCGTATGCGCGTCAGGACCGCGTCTGCAACCCCGGAGAAGCCTTGGGCGCCGCCGTGTTCTGCAAGCTGATCAATGATCAGCAATACGCCACCGTGACCGTGGTGGAACCGCACAGCGACGTGACCCCGGCGCTGTTGCAGCGCTTGCGGGTGGTGGACGCCGCGGCGTTCCTGAAGAACGCGTTGGCCGCGCCCGCCTTTGCCCACGGCGTCACGCTGATGGCCCCGGATGCCGGCGCCCGCAAGCGCGTGCAGGCCCTGGCCAAGACGCTGGGCGTGGCGGACGTGCGCTACGCCGAAAAGGTGCGCGACACGCAGACCGGCCGCATCACTGAAACGCGCGTGCCTGAGGATATTCCTGATCAGCCCGTGCTGGTCGTGGACGACATCTGCGACGGCGGCCGCACGTTCCTGGAACTGGCCGCCGCCCTGGGCGAAAAGACCCGTCAACCGCTGTACCTGTATGTCACGCACGGCATCTTCAGCAAGGGCTTGGCCGAACTGAACGCCCGCTACGCCGGCATCTTCACCGCGTACGACTGGACGGACGCCGAAGGCGCGAACGCGCCGGCGCTCGTGAATATTGAAAACTGA
- a CDS encoding nicotinate phosphoribosyltransferase, whose protein sequence is MNAPEPLTVKNGINPFLQADFYKTGHPFQYPKGTNKILANFTPRSARLAPVLPELFDDKIVWFGLQGFIKEILIDLFNREFFGKPAGAAVRQYQRRVDNALGKGAVTVDHLQALYELGYLPLEIRSVPEGARIDIRVPPVTFINTHPDFAWLVTYIETLFSCESWKPSTVATIAFEYRKLLTYFARLTGSPMDFVNWQGHDFSMRGMSGLYDARKSGAGHLLSFTGTDTIPAIDYLEDIYGADSDRELVGGSVPATEHSVMCLGSKEGEIETIRRLVTQVYPAGIVSVVSDTWDFWQVVTDFAAALKPEILSRRPDAFGNAKVVFRPDSGDPVKILTGYFCTDVPSVDDGAALAAARRDGAEAVRDAGTGEYWLLDDKAHATQTLREAEVKGAVQCLWDLFGGVETERGYKLLDPHVGLIYGDSITLARGRDILVRLERKGFASGNVVLGIGSYTYQYLTRDSFGWALKATYAEVNGVPEELVKDPVTDSGVKRSAKGLLRVEETATGYVLHDQQTPEQAAGGALVPVFRDGQLLVEQNLAQIRERLQGSWVCPEPGSIAWPLR, encoded by the coding sequence ATGAATGCCCCCGAACCCCTCACCGTCAAGAACGGCATCAACCCCTTCCTGCAAGCGGACTTCTACAAGACGGGCCACCCGTTTCAATACCCCAAGGGCACCAACAAGATCCTGGCCAACTTCACGCCGCGCTCGGCGCGCCTGGCCCCGGTGCTGCCTGAATTGTTCGACGACAAGATCGTCTGGTTCGGCCTGCAAGGCTTCATCAAGGAAATCCTGATTGATCTGTTCAACCGCGAATTCTTCGGCAAGCCGGCAGGCGCCGCCGTGCGGCAGTATCAGCGCCGTGTGGATAACGCGTTGGGCAAGGGCGCGGTCACCGTGGACCACTTGCAGGCCTTGTACGAACTGGGCTATCTGCCGCTGGAAATCCGGTCGGTGCCGGAAGGCGCGCGTATTGATATCCGCGTGCCGCCCGTCACCTTCATCAACACGCACCCCGACTTCGCGTGGCTGGTGACGTATATCGAAACCCTGTTCAGTTGCGAATCGTGGAAGCCTTCCACGGTGGCCACCATCGCCTTTGAATACCGCAAGCTGTTGACGTATTTCGCCCGCCTGACGGGCAGCCCGATGGACTTCGTGAACTGGCAGGGCCACGACTTTTCCATGCGCGGCATGTCGGGCCTGTACGACGCCCGCAAGAGCGGCGCGGGCCACTTGCTGTCATTCACGGGCACCGACACGATTCCCGCCATCGATTATCTGGAAGACATCTACGGCGCCGACTCCGACCGCGAACTGGTCGGCGGCTCGGTGCCGGCCACCGAGCACTCGGTCATGTGCCTGGGCAGCAAGGAAGGCGAGATCGAAACCATTCGCCGCCTGGTCACGCAGGTGTACCCGGCGGGCATCGTGTCGGTGGTGTCGGACACCTGGGACTTCTGGCAGGTGGTGACGGATTTTGCCGCTGCGCTCAAGCCGGAAATCCTGTCGCGCCGGCCTGACGCCTTCGGCAACGCCAAGGTGGTGTTCCGCCCGGATTCCGGCGACCCCGTGAAGATCCTGACGGGCTACTTCTGCACCGATGTACCCAGCGTGGACGATGGCGCCGCGCTGGCCGCCGCCCGCCGCGACGGCGCAGAGGCCGTGCGCGATGCCGGCACTGGCGAGTATTGGCTGCTGGACGACAAGGCCCACGCCACCCAAACGCTGCGCGAGGCCGAGGTCAAGGGCGCCGTGCAGTGCCTGTGGGACCTCTTTGGTGGGGTAGAGACCGAGCGCGGCTACAAGCTGCTGGACCCGCACGTCGGCCTGATCTACGGCGACTCCATCACCTTGGCGCGTGGCCGCGACATTCTGGTCCGGCTCGAAAGAAAGGGCTTTGCGTCGGGCAACGTGGTGCTGGGCATCGGTTCCTACACCTATCAGTACCTGACGCGCGACAGCTTTGGCTGGGCGTTGAAGGCGACGTATGCCGAAGTCAATGGCGTGCCCGAAGAACTGGTGAAGGACCCGGTGACGGATTCCGGCGTGAAGCGTTCGGCCAAGGGTTTGCTGCGGGTGGAAGAAACCGCCACGGGGTATGTGCTGCACGACCAGCAAACGCCCGAGCAAGCGGCGGGCGGCGCGTTGGTGCCGGTGTTTCGCGATGGCCAGTTGCTGGTTGAGCAGAACCTGGCGCAGATCCGCGAGCGGCTGCAAGGCTCGTGGGTCTGCCCCGAGCCGGGCAGCATTGCCTGGCCGCTGCGCTGA
- a CDS encoding SURF1 family protein, with protein MAAVKDSTRSDSPRKPRSKTTLVILGVVAAVLFAGLCALGTWQVHRLAWKKELISQVQQRAHAPTSPAPGKPDWRGLTAGNAEYRHVTATGTYQYDRQTLVQAATELGSGYWVMTPLQLADGGGTVLVNRGFVLPQWRKNQAVSPPQPAAEARVTGLLRMGEPGSGFLRNNDPAANLWYSRDLPGIAAARGLTDVAPYFIDADAASSPSRDPAQAPVGGLTVLTFPNNHLVYAITWYALALMIIVGVVIFVREEKRGRGKG; from the coding sequence ATGGCAGCGGTAAAAGACTCCACACGCAGCGACTCCCCCCGTAAACCGCGCAGCAAAACCACCCTGGTCATCCTGGGGGTGGTTGCTGCCGTGCTCTTCGCGGGCTTGTGCGCCCTGGGTACCTGGCAGGTGCATCGCCTGGCCTGGAAAAAAGAGCTGATCTCGCAGGTGCAGCAACGCGCGCATGCGCCTACTTCGCCGGCGCCGGGCAAGCCGGACTGGCGCGGCCTGACCGCCGGCAACGCCGAATACCGCCACGTGACGGCAACGGGCACCTACCAGTACGACCGCCAGACGCTGGTGCAGGCCGCCACCGAACTGGGCAGCGGCTACTGGGTCATGACCCCATTGCAACTGGCCGATGGCGGCGGCACGGTGCTGGTCAACCGGGGTTTCGTGCTGCCGCAATGGCGCAAGAATCAGGCGGTATCCCCCCCGCAGCCCGCCGCCGAGGCCCGCGTCACCGGGCTGCTGCGCATGGGCGAGCCGGGCAGCGGTTTTCTGCGCAACAACGACCCCGCCGCCAACCTCTGGTATTCGCGTGACCTGCCGGGCATCGCCGCGGCGCGCGGGCTGACGGACGTGGCGCCCTACTTCATTGATGCCGATGCCGCGTCCAGCCCCAGCCGCGACCCGGCCCAAGCGCCGGTCGGCGGGCTGACCGTGCTGACCTTCCCGAACAATCACCTGGTCTATGCCATTACCTGGTATGCCCTGGCGCTGATGATCATTGTTGGCGTAGTGATTTTCGTGCGCGAAGAAAAGCGCGGACGCGGCAAGGGCTGA
- the cyoD gene encoding cytochrome o ubiquinol oxidase subunit IV — translation MSSHMDNLADRGHHGHGHDHHDDHDDDGASHGTMKSYVTGFILAAILTAIPFWLVMDRVFENSRTTALIILAFAMVQIVVHLVYFLHMDTKSESGWNMLALIFTLVLVVITLSGSIWIMYHLNSNMMPMSIHDMRKMP, via the coding sequence ATGAGCTCGCACATGGATAACCTGGCTGACCGCGGCCACCATGGCCACGGCCATGACCACCATGACGACCATGACGACGACGGCGCCAGCCACGGCACCATGAAGAGCTACGTCACGGGGTTCATCCTGGCGGCCATCCTGACCGCGATCCCCTTCTGGCTGGTCATGGACCGCGTGTTCGAGAATTCACGCACCACCGCCCTGATCATCCTGGCGTTCGCCATGGTGCAGATCGTGGTCCATCTGGTGTACTTCCTGCACATGGACACCAAGTCCGAAAGCGGCTGGAACATGTTGGCGTTAATATTCACGCTGGTGCTGGTCGTAATCACGCTCAGCGGATCAATCTGGATCATGTATCACTTGAACTCCAATATGATGCCCATGTCCATACACGACATGCGGAAAATGCCCTGA
- the cyoC gene encoding cytochrome o ubiquinol oxidase subunit III: MSDTLAPTLQGGAAPPSEPVFYVPGEHHPKNGTLLGFWVYLMSDCLIFACLFAVYGVLGRSYAAGPSGADLFDLPLVAVNTSLLLLSSITYGFAMLEMRRNRIGATQLWLGITGILGLGFLALEIYEFAHLIHLGAGPQRSAFLSAFFTLVGTHGLHVTFGIVWLVTMMIQVRMHGLIPENRRRLMCLSLFWHFLDLIWVGVFTFVYLMGVLP, encoded by the coding sequence ATGTCTGATACCTTGGCCCCCACCCTGCAAGGCGGCGCCGCGCCGCCCTCCGAGCCCGTGTTCTACGTCCCGGGCGAACACCATCCCAAGAACGGCACCCTGCTGGGCTTCTGGGTCTACCTGATGAGCGACTGCCTCATCTTCGCCTGCCTGTTCGCCGTCTACGGCGTGCTGGGTCGCAGCTACGCGGCGGGTCCGTCCGGCGCCGACCTGTTCGACCTGCCCCTGGTGGCGGTGAATACATCCTTGCTGCTGCTGTCGTCCATTACCTACGGCTTCGCCATGCTGGAGATGCGGCGCAACCGCATCGGCGCGACGCAGTTGTGGCTGGGCATCACCGGCATCCTGGGCCTGGGCTTCCTGGCGCTGGAAATCTACGAATTCGCGCATCTGATCCACCTGGGCGCGGGGCCGCAGCGCAGTGCCTTCCTGTCGGCCTTCTTCACCCTGGTCGGCACGCACGGGCTGCACGTCACCTTCGGCATCGTCTGGCTGGTGACGATGATGATCCAGGTGCGCATGCACGGCCTGATCCCCGAGAACCGCCGCCGCCTGATGTGCCTGTCGCTGTTCTGGCACTTCCTGGACCTGATCTGGGTGGGCGTGTTCACCTTCGTGTATCTGATGGGAGTGCTGCCATGA
- the cyoB gene encoding cytochrome o ubiquinol oxidase subunit I, whose translation MPDQPDLTKLIFGRLTWDAIPLHDPILLATFFMVAIGGIVVLGSITYYKKWGYLWHEWFTSIDHKKIGIMYVILGIVMLLRGFADAIMMRMQQAVAFGDSTGYLPPHHYDQIFTAHGVIMIFFVAMPLVTGLMNYIVPLQIGARDVAFPFLNNFSFWMTTGGVILVMMSLFVGEFARTGWLAYPPLSGILHSPDVGVDYYIWALQIAGVGTLLSGVNLLVTIVKMRAPGMKMMRMPIFTWTALCTNVLIVAAFPVLTAVLALLSMDRYVGTNFFTADFGGNAMMYVNLIWIWGHPEVYILILPAFGIFSEVVATFCRKRLFGYASMVYATVVITVLSYLVWLHHFFTMGSGASVNSFFGITTMIISIPTGAKIFNWLFTMYRGRIQFEVPMLWTMGFMVTFVIGGMTGVLLAVPPADFVLHNSLFLVAHFHNVIIGGVLFGLMAGITYWFPKAFGYKLDPFWGKCSFWFWLVGFYVAFMPLYVLGLMGVTRRVSHFEDMSLQIWFQVAAFGALLIACGIASFIIQLVVSYRRRDQLRDDTGDPWDGRTLEWSTSSPPPNYNFAFTPRVHDLDAWWQMKQHGYERPQQGFIPIHMPKNTWAGIVLAAISVVMGFALIWHMWPLAVLSFVALILVSIIHTFNYKRDYYVPTAEVVREEDARTRLLAKHV comes from the coding sequence ATGCCTGATCAACCAGACCTCACCAAGCTGATCTTCGGTCGACTGACCTGGGACGCCATCCCCCTGCACGACCCCATTCTGCTTGCCACCTTTTTCATGGTGGCCATCGGCGGCATCGTGGTGCTGGGCTCCATCACGTACTACAAGAAATGGGGCTATCTGTGGCATGAGTGGTTCACCAGCATCGACCACAAGAAAATCGGGATCATGTATGTGATTCTGGGCATTGTGATGCTGCTGCGCGGCTTTGCCGACGCCATCATGATGCGCATGCAGCAGGCCGTGGCCTTTGGCGATTCCACCGGCTACCTGCCCCCGCACCACTACGACCAGATCTTCACCGCGCATGGTGTGATCATGATCTTCTTCGTGGCCATGCCGCTGGTCACGGGGCTGATGAACTACATCGTGCCGCTACAGATCGGCGCGCGCGACGTGGCCTTTCCTTTCCTGAACAACTTCAGTTTCTGGATGACGACGGGCGGCGTGATCCTGGTGATGATGTCGCTGTTCGTGGGCGAATTCGCGCGCACCGGCTGGCTGGCGTATCCACCCCTGTCAGGCATATTGCACAGCCCGGACGTCGGGGTCGACTACTACATATGGGCCTTGCAGATTGCCGGGGTGGGAACCCTGCTATCCGGCGTCAACCTGCTGGTCACCATCGTGAAAATGCGCGCGCCCGGCATGAAGATGATGCGCATGCCCATCTTCACCTGGACCGCGCTGTGCACCAACGTGCTGATCGTGGCGGCCTTCCCCGTGTTGACCGCCGTGCTGGCGCTGCTGTCCATGGATCGCTACGTGGGCACCAACTTCTTCACGGCGGACTTCGGCGGCAACGCCATGATGTACGTGAACCTGATCTGGATCTGGGGCCACCCCGAGGTCTACATCCTGATCCTGCCCGCCTTCGGCATATTCTCGGAGGTGGTTGCCACGTTCTGCCGCAAGCGCCTGTTCGGCTATGCGTCCATGGTGTACGCGACCGTGGTGATTACGGTGCTGTCATACCTGGTCTGGCTGCACCACTTCTTCACCATGGGGTCGGGGGCCAGCGTGAACTCGTTCTTCGGGATCACGACAATGATCATCTCGATCCCGACCGGCGCCAAGATCTTCAACTGGCTGTTCACCATGTACCGTGGCCGCATCCAGTTTGAAGTTCCCATGCTGTGGACGATGGGCTTCATGGTCACTTTCGTGATTGGCGGTATGACAGGTGTGTTGCTGGCCGTGCCGCCCGCCGATTTCGTCCTGCACAATAGCCTGTTCCTGGTGGCGCACTTTCACAACGTCATCATCGGCGGCGTGCTGTTCGGGCTGATGGCCGGCATCACCTACTGGTTCCCCAAGGCCTTCGGCTACAAGCTTGACCCGTTCTGGGGCAAGTGCTCGTTCTGGTTCTGGCTGGTGGGCTTCTACGTGGCCTTCATGCCGCTGTACGTGCTGGGCCTGATGGGCGTGACCCGCCGCGTGAGCCACTTTGAAGACATGTCGTTGCAGATCTGGTTCCAGGTCGCGGCGTTTGGCGCGCTGCTGATCGCCTGCGGCATCGCCAGCTTCATCATCCAGTTGGTGGTCAGCTACCGCCGCCGCGACCAACTGCGCGACGACACCGGCGACCCCTGGGACGGCCGCACGCTGGAATGGTCCACGTCGTCGCCCCCGCCCAACTACAACTTTGCCTTCACTCCGCGCGTGCATGACCTGGACGCCTGGTGGCAGATGAAGCAGCACGGCTACGAGCGGCCGCAGCAGGGCTTCATTCCCATCCACATGCCGAAGAACACCTGGGCCGGCATCGTGCTGGCGGCCATCAGCGTGGTGATGGGCTTTGCGTTGATCTGGCACATGTGGCCGCTGGCCGTGCTGTCGTTCGTGGCGCTGATCCTGGTGTCCATCATTCATACCTTCAACTACAAGCGCGACTACTACGTGCCGACCGCCGAGGTCGTGCGCGAAGAAGACGCCCGCACGAGGTTGTTAGCGAAACATGTCTGA